One genomic segment of Desulfomicrobium sp. ZS1 includes these proteins:
- a CDS encoding ABC transporter ATP-binding protein, whose amino-acid sequence MTQKAVISVRGLTMGFGELVIMENLDFDIHPGEIFVILGGSGCGKSTLLKHLVGLYKPMAGKITIAGMTLEPDNEDSFKRILARIGVMYQGGALFSSMTLGENVALPITEYSKLKGAAVDELVSLKLRQVGLEGFEHHLPEELSGGMKKRAAIARALALNPEILFLDEPSAGLDPISSAELDALILRLNRTLGTTFVVVTHELSSIFTIAKRVIMLDKESKSIIADGDPHELKNASTHPFVRQFFNRQPVMEK is encoded by the coding sequence ATGACCCAAAAAGCAGTCATCTCCGTGCGCGGCCTGACCATGGGCTTCGGCGAACTGGTCATCATGGAAAACCTGGACTTCGACATCCACCCCGGCGAAATCTTTGTCATCCTGGGCGGGAGCGGATGCGGCAAATCCACCCTGCTCAAACATCTGGTCGGGCTGTACAAACCCATGGCCGGAAAAATCACCATCGCCGGAATGACCCTTGAACCCGACAACGAAGACAGCTTCAAACGGATCCTGGCCCGCATCGGCGTCATGTACCAGGGCGGAGCGCTCTTCTCTTCCATGACTCTGGGCGAAAATGTGGCGCTGCCCATCACGGAATATTCAAAGCTCAAGGGAGCGGCCGTGGACGAACTGGTCAGCCTCAAGCTGCGCCAGGTCGGCCTCGAAGGCTTCGAGCACCATCTGCCGGAGGAGCTTTCCGGGGGCATGAAAAAACGCGCGGCCATCGCGCGGGCGCTGGCGCTCAACCCGGAAATCCTTTTTCTGGACGAACCCTCGGCGGGCCTGGATCCTATCAGCTCAGCCGAACTCGACGCCCTCATCCTGCGTCTCAACCGCACCCTGGGCACGACCTTTGTCGTCGTCACCCACGAGCTTTCCTCCATTTTCACCATTGCGAAAAGGGTCATCATGCTCGACAAAGAAAGCAAATCCATCATCGCCGATGGCGATCCGCACGAACTTAAAAACGCAAGCACGCATCCCTTCGTGCGCCAATTCTTCAACAGACAGCCGGTAATGGAGAAATAA
- a CDS encoding MlaD family protein, with protein MASARVNFSVGLFMTAGLALATLAVIWLGMTSFLRKGELFVTYFDESVQGLGVDSPVKYRGVPVGRVQAIRIAPDYNLIEVIILIDDEHAADENRFVDSVAAISNVGITGAMFVEIDKRGPRAHDFSPRLGFTPEYPVIASRPSDIKKLFREIDEIAMKIQSIDFKGISDQAMLAFATVNTVVTEAQFGAISADIRTLLASINAAANPKRLESMAKNMEQTIIASRKLMNTAAEELTRLDTILVQFQSMIETNRPHVDTTMNALASTALKANVVMTQGHATVFQMQGAIKDLEARLAATAENLEQTSNNLNTLIGNVKDQPAQLIFGQPKAPRKVEE; from the coding sequence ATGGCTTCCGCTCGTGTCAATTTTTCCGTGGGACTGTTCATGACTGCCGGCCTGGCCCTGGCCACTCTGGCCGTCATCTGGCTGGGCATGACCTCTTTCCTGCGCAAGGGAGAGCTCTTCGTAACCTACTTCGACGAGTCCGTGCAGGGCCTCGGGGTGGACTCTCCGGTCAAATACCGGGGCGTGCCCGTGGGCCGCGTCCAGGCCATCCGCATTGCTCCTGATTATAACCTCATCGAAGTCATCATTCTCATCGACGACGAGCACGCTGCTGACGAAAACCGTTTCGTAGACAGCGTTGCGGCCATCTCCAACGTTGGCATCACCGGGGCCATGTTCGTGGAAATAGACAAACGAGGCCCACGAGCACACGATTTTTCCCCCAGGCTGGGCTTCACCCCGGAATATCCGGTCATCGCCTCCAGGCCCTCGGACATCAAAAAGCTGTTCCGGGAAATCGACGAGATCGCCATGAAGATCCAGTCCATCGACTTCAAGGGCATCTCGGACCAGGCCATGCTGGCCTTCGCCACCGTCAACACCGTCGTGACCGAGGCGCAGTTCGGGGCCATCTCCGCCGACATCCGCACCCTGCTGGCCAGCATCAATGCGGCGGCAAATCCGAAGCGTCTGGAATCCATGGCTAAAAATATGGAACAAACCATCATCGCGTCGCGCAAGCTGATGAACACGGCCGCCGAAGAACTGACCCGCCTCGACACTATCCTGGTTCAATTCCAGTCCATGATCGAGACCAACCGGCCACATGTGGACACGACCATGAACGCCTTGGCGTCCACGGCCCTCAAGGCCAACGTGGTCATGACTCAGGGTCACGCCACCGTGTTTCAGATGCAGGGCGCCATCAAGGATTTGGAAGCGCGTCTAGCCGCCACCGCCGAGAACCTGGAACAGACCTCGAACAACCTGAACACCTTGATCGGCAACGTCAAAGACCAACCAGCCCAGCTCATTTTCGGACAACCCAAGGCCCCCCGCAAGGTGGAAGAGTAG